CCTCGAGGTCAACCTGCGCGAAGGCAAGGTCACCCCGCATCCGTGGGACGAGGCGAGCCTCGACCGGGTGCGCGAGCACATCCGGCTGTCCGTCCGCTCGATGAAGGCCTACCTCAAGGATCCGGAGCGCAATCTCGCGGAGGAGTCCGGCTTCGAGAAGACGGAGGACCTGCGAATCTGCCGCTGGTGCAACTTCCGGGCGGTCTGCCGGCCCGAGCTCGCCCCGTTCGCGGTGGCGACGGCGCCGGCCCGGGCCGCGGAGGCCACGTCGTGAAGGCGCTGCTCGTCGACCTCGACGACACGCTGCTCAACTACACCGGCGGCGTGGACGAATGCTGGCATCACGCCTGCGAGGCCCACGCCGGTCCGGTCGGCATCGACCCGGCCGGGCTGGTGAAGGCCATCGTGGAGACGCGCCGCTGGTTCTGGAGCGACCCGGGCCGCCACCGCGTCGAGCGCATCGACATGCTGCGCGCGTGGACTCGCATCACCGCCCACGCGCTGACCTCGGTGGGCCGCGGCGACGACACGCTGGCCGCGGCGATCGCCGAGGACTTCGCGGAGCGCCGCTGGGAGCGCATGACGCTGTTCCCGGGGGTCACCGCCGCCCTCGAGGCGCTGCGCGCCCGCGGAGTGCCGATGGCGCTGGTC
This region of Candidatus Methylomirabilota bacterium genomic DNA includes:
- a CDS encoding HAD family hydrolase — encoded protein: MKALLVDLDDTLLNYTGGVDECWHHACEAHAGPVGIDPAGLVKAIVETRRWFWSDPGRHRVERIDMLRAWTRITAHALTSVGRGDDTLAAAIAEDFAERRWERMTLFPGVTAALEALRARGVPMALVTNGDTKHQRRKIAEHDLERFFDVIVIEGEMGVGKPESVVYRYALSRLRIKPEEAWMVGDNLEWDVAAPQRLGLRGVWVDGPGLGLPETCEVPPHRIIRTFPQLLEPETAPPRA